A genomic region of Anopheles coustani chromosome 3, idAnoCousDA_361_x.2, whole genome shotgun sequence contains the following coding sequences:
- the LOC131258778 gene encoding lipase 3-like, giving the protein MRSVVVSALAAAVLLVASGVECQVHPDIIEDAHLDSLGLLRKYGYPAEEHIIETDDGYLLGLHRCPGSPLSPPAPGKPVVLLQHGMLSSSADYILMGPDTALAYMLADAGYDVWMGNARGNRYSRRHRFRSNETQVFWDFSWHEVGSIDIPNMIDYILVRTGQQSLQYVGHSQGTTAYWVMMSQHPYYNRRIKSMHALAPAAYMHNTRSPYVLFLATFMYTTELMMSLMGTWWFEPTNEMDIQGGLQNCHDGAPFQAMCSINTFLIAGFNTEEVNSTMLPVIHAHSPAGASSMQMMHHAQTIRSRIFRQYDHGAMNMIRYGQLTPPVYNLANVQAPTLFYHSTNDWMATPADVELLYRELPNVVKRYLVPLPAFNHLDFVWAINVRRLLYDELLADLKAYA; this is encoded by the exons ATGAGAAGTGTGGTGGTAAGTGCCCTCGCGGCAGCAGTGCTGCTTGTGGCGAGCGGAGTTGAGTGTCAGGTCCATCCGGACATCATCGAGGACGCACATCTTGATTCG CTTGGACTGTTGCGCAAATACGGTTACCCGGCGGAAGAACACATCATCGAAACGGACGATGGATACCTGCTGGGATTGCACCGGTGCCCGGGAAGCCCGCTGTCCCCGCCCGCCCCCGGCAAACCGGTTGTGCTGCTGCAGCACGGCATGCTCAGCTCGTCCGCCGACTACATCCTTATGGGTCCGGATACCGCCTTGGCGTACATGTTGGCCGACGCCGGGTACGACGTGTGGATGGGCAATGCGCGTGGCAATCGGTACTCCCGCCGGCACCGCTTCCGCAGCAACGAAACGCAAGTGTTCTGGGACTTTTCCTGGCACGAGGTCGGCAGCATCGACATCCCGAACATGATCGACTACATCCTGGTGCGCACCGGCCAGCAGTCGCTGCAGTACGTCGGACACTCGCAGGGAACGACCGCGTACTGGGTGATGATGTCGCAGCATCCGTACTACAATCGGCGCATCAAGAGCATGCACGCGCTGGCGCCGGCTGCTTACATGCACAACACGCGCAGCCCCTATGTGTTGTTCCTGGCCACGTTCATGTACACCACCGAGCTGATGATGTCGCTGATGGGCACCTGGTGGTTCGAGCCGACCAACGAGATGGATATTCAGGGTGGTCTGCAGAACTGTCACGATGGCGCACCGTTCCAGGCCATGTGTTCGATCAACACGTTCTTGATCGCCGGTTTCAACACGGAGGAAGTGAACTCG ACGATGTTGCCCGTTATCCATGCCCACTCGCCGGCCGGTGCCTCGTCGATGCAGATGATGCACCACGCGCAGACGATCCGCTCGCGCATCTTCCGCCAGTACGACCACGGTGCGATGAACATGATTCGTTACGGGCAGCTCACGCCTCCGGTGTACAATCTGGCCAACGTTCAAGCGCCAACCCTGTTCTATCATAGCACGAACGACTGGATGGCGACACCGGCTGACGTGGAGCTGTTGTACCGTGAGCTGCCGAATGTGGTGAAACGGTACCTGGTGCCGTTGCCGGCCTTCAACCATCTCGACTTCGTGTGGGCCATCAACGTACGCCGTTTGCTGTACGACGAGCTGTTGGCCGATCTCAAGGCGTACGCTTAA
- the LOC131271434 gene encoding uncharacterized protein LOC131271434 produces the protein MTINERTSLLPKEYQKTYIIPIPQDDENNNVSNNNNNTDDNGVLREYDSCALTKDELNKYIDDPWWIKMRYGCFAFCWIVCLIALVISLYIAADALQHDHCGANEAHNHTQTTSFISEATGSLLDIESSATTTTTLVFPLLTQQAT, from the exons ATGACGATCAACGAAAGAACCTCGCTGTTGCCCAAGGAATACCAGAAGACGTACATCATCCCCATCCCTCAGGATGATGAGAATAATAATGTTAgcaataataacaacaatacGGACGACAATGGCGTACTTAGAGAGTA CGACAGCTGCGCATTGACGAAGGATGAACTGAATAAATACATTGACGATCCGTGGTGGATAAAGATGCGATACGGATGCTTTGCCTTCTGCTGGATCGTCTGCCTGATAGCGCTGGTCATTTCCCTCTACATAGCTGCCGATGCACTTCAACATGATCACTGTGGGGCCAACGAAGCTCACAACCATACACAAACGACATCGTTCATTTCGGAGGCCACAGGGAGCCTCCTGGATATCGAAAGCTCTGCGACCACAACAACCACCTTGGTCTTTCCTTTGCTCACGCAACAGGCTACCTGA